The Eleutherodactylus coqui strain aEleCoq1 chromosome 6, aEleCoq1.hap1, whole genome shotgun sequence genome window below encodes:
- the LOC136571779 gene encoding prostaglandin D2 receptor-like, with amino-acid sequence MEPYPCSSSRTIQENYYELSSSLSFIIGLLGNLIALAILWNNRLNIKKSKKSVFYLLVTGLTIVNLTGKVMVSPVVLGAYSKNQTLVQLAGTDTLCQFFAFCMTFFGLAPTIILLALALDCWLALARPFTYHKHITNKVGFLVPLVSCIFSLAFCSLPFVGIGEFVQYCPGTWCFIQMTTKNSNNLTYSVLYGTAMGLLVIAIVIFKLDIMRRRYSMYRKQNIRNVIGTKVEHKPMNVKQAGMGELDHLLLLALMTVLFMICSLPLTGRVYVRVFSDEANDYYDLIILRLLCVNSIVNPWVFIIFRTSTFHMQVNRLCSKLNTKNQTNPQLPEELPKL; translated from the exons ATGGAGCCTTATCCTTGCTCTTCAAGCAGAACTATACAGGAAAATTATTATGAATTATCAAGCTCTCTGTCATTCATTATAGGTCTTCTGGGTAACCTCATCGCCCTTGCCATACTATGGAACAACAGATTGAACATAAAAAAGAGTAAGAAGTCAGTTTTCTACCTATTGGTAACGGGTCTTACAATTGTAAATCTAACTGGGAAGGTTATGGTATCTCCCGTGGTGCTGGGTGCTTATTCGAAAAACCAGACATTGGTCCAGTTGGCTGGTACAGATACTCTATGTCAGTTTTTTGCCTTCTGCATGACCTTCTTTGGATTGGCTCCAACAATCATCCTTCTTGCTCTGGCTCTTGACTGTTGGCTTGCATTGGCTCGACCGTTTACTTACCATAAACATATTACAAACAAAGTTGGGTTTCTGGTCCCTCTAGTGTCCTGCATTTTCAGTCTTGCATTTTGTTCCTTACCATTTGTTGGCATTGGCGAATTTGTACAGTATTGTCCAGGAACTTGGTGCTTTATCCAAATGACAACTAAAAACTCAAACAATCTTACTTATTCTGTACTCTATGGCACGGCCATGGGGCTGCTGGTCATAGCCATTGTTATCTTCAAGTTGGACATCATGAGGCGTCGTTACAGCATGTATAGAAAGCAAAACATTAGGAATGTCATAGGAACCAAAGTTGAACACAAGCCTATGAATGTAAAGCAAGCTGGTATGGGGGAACTAGATCaccttctgctcctggctctcatGACTGTATTATTTATGATCTGCTCTCTTCCTTTAACA GGACGTGTCTATGTAAGAGTATTCTCAGATGAAGCAAATGATTATTATGACCTTATAATCCTCAGACTCTTGTGCGTCAATTCTATAGTGAACCCCTGGGTTTTCATTATTTTCCGGACATCAACATTTCACATGCAGGTGAACCGTCTTTGCAGCAAGCTAAACACAAAGAACCAAACAAACCCTCAACTACCAGAAGAACTCCCCAAACTCTAA